From Mus pahari chromosome 20, PAHARI_EIJ_v1.1, whole genome shotgun sequence, the proteins below share one genomic window:
- the LOC110337523 gene encoding olfactory receptor 7C1-like codes for MEPENRTGIPEFYLLGLSEDPETQSVLFGLFLSLYLVTIFGNLLIILAIVSDPKLHTPMYLFLSNLSFSDICFTSTTVPRMLLDIQTQSKLITYAGCITQMYFFTVFGLLDNLLLTVMAYDRFVAICHPLHYTVLMNSKLCSQLVLLAWLISILGALPESLTALRLSFCAVVEIPHYFCELPEILKLACSDTFINNVVLYIVTGIMGFFPLAGILFSYSQIVASVLRISTVGGKYKAFSTCGSHLSVVSLFYGTCLGVYLSSIWTQASWAGVFASVLYTVVTPMMNPFIYSLRNRDMKRALNTLCSVPSSC; via the coding sequence ATGGAACCAGAAAACCGCACGGGGATTCCAGAATTTTACCTGTTGGGACTTTCAGAGGATCCAGAGACTCAGTCTGTTCTCTTTGGGTTGTTCTTGTCTTTGTACTTGGTGACCATCTTTGGGAACCTGCTCATCATCCTGGCCATCGTCTCTGACCCTAAGCTTCACACACCGATGTATTTATTCCTCTCCAACCTATCCTTCTCTGACATCTGTTTCACCTCTACCACTGTCCCAAGGATGCTGCTGGACATCCAGACTCAGAGTAAGCTCATCACCTACGCAGGCTGCATCACACAGATGTACTTCTTCACAGTCTTTGGACTTCTGGACAATTTGCTTCTGACTGTGATGGCATATGACCGCTTTGTGGCCATCTGCCACCCCTTGCACTATACAGTACTCATGAACTCTAAACTCTGTTCCCAGCTAGTTCTCCTGGCATGGCTTATAAGCATACTTGGAGCCCTGCCTGAGAGTTTAACTGCATTGAGACTGTCTTTCTGTGCCGTCGTGGAAATCCCACACTATTTTTGTGAGCTCCCTGAAATCCTTAAGCTAGCTTGCTCTGACACCTTCATCAATAACGTTGTGTTATATATTGTAACAGGCATCATGGGCTTTTTTCCTCTTGCTGGGATACTTTTCTCTTATTCTCAAATTGTGGCATCTGTCTTGCGGATTTCAACAGTGGGAGGAAAGTATAAAGcattttcaacctgtgggtctcatctCTCAGTTGTGTCTCTGTTCTATGGAACCTGCCTTGGAGTGTACCTCAGTTCTATATGGACACAGGCTTCTTGGGCAGGGGTGTTTGCTTCTGTTCTGTATACTGTGGTCACTCCCATGATGAACCCTTTCATCTATAGCCTGAGGAACAGGGACATGAAGAGAGCCCTGAATACACTATGTAGTGTGCCATCCTCATGTTGa